One window of Papaver somniferum cultivar HN1 chromosome 9, ASM357369v1, whole genome shotgun sequence genomic DNA carries:
- the LOC113309548 gene encoding luminal-binding protein 4-like, translated as MRTVFDIKRLIRRRFDDKEVHRDMKLLPYKIVNKEGKPYVEVKLKDGETKVFSPEEISVMILTKMKETAEAFLECCHYCSWND; from the exons ATGAGAACTGTCTTTGATATCAAGAGACTTATCAGAAGAAG GTTTGATGATAAAGAGGTACATAGAGATATGAAACTCTTACCATACAAGATTGTCAACAAGGAAGGAAAGCCATATGTTGAGGTTAAACTTAAGGATGGGGAGACTAAGGTTTTCAGTCCTGAGGAAATTAGTGTTATGATTCTGACCAAGATGAAGGAAACCGCTGAAGCATTCTTAGAATGCTGTCATTACTGCTCCTGGAATGATTAA